A region of Peromyscus maniculatus bairdii isolate BWxNUB_F1_BW_parent chromosome 7, HU_Pman_BW_mat_3.1, whole genome shotgun sequence DNA encodes the following proteins:
- the LOC102914125 gene encoding NXPE family member 2 isoform X5, with the protein MALCLQIECQPLIIEALYRNSNAERNIKSLWTEEPLWIALNAEGDHETMRRVLSYRTLLALFPNAPARKLLLMVLFIFVFWVVFMTSKDHTKFLFRFNNPITLRQWHIFKEFLHSEGLPNTPAPTAEVELMVMDILEKLNRQIPPRPFANLSTTTSAKESTATILNPRGKYCIGDRLDVLLVAKDHFGRRKKYGGDFLRTRIFSSALKAGASGKVTDFNNGTYLVSFTLFWEGPVSLSILLMHPSEGVSALWRARNQGYDRIIFTGQFLNGTSPVFTKCSLTLNTDAEQCQYLDARDNEAFYCLKPPNVPCEALTHMKTKNSNVSYLSIKEHLLFQRSNMAVEVIKNLAITVSPCRTLTFFDLHGTGLFQTHVLLDIKQHILIQWKKHSHPFVTQTLYSLKDDNYIPREIDQVAGDSSTAIVVTLGQHFRPFPINIFIRRVINVKKAIERLFLRSPETKVIIKTENTREVNENAEIFSDFHGNIQNLILRDIFRDLNVGIIDAWDMTIAYCSENTHPPDNVIAGQIAMFLTYIC; encoded by the exons ATGGCACTGTGCCTACAAATCGAATGTCAGCCTTTGATCATTGAAGCTTTATATAGAAACTCCAACGctgaaagaaatataaagagCCTGTGGACCGAGGAGCCACTCTGGATAGCTCTAAATGCCGAAGGAGACCATGAGACCATGAGGAGGGTGCTCAGCTATAG GACACTGCTTGCTTTGTTTCCAAATGCTCCAGCTCGGAAACTGCTCCTGATGGTGCtctttatctttgttttctgGGTTGTCTTCATGACTTCAAAAGACCACACAAAG TTTTTGTTTCGCTTTAACAACCCCATCACTCTGAGACAATGGCACATCTTCAAGGAGTTTTTGCACTCCGAAGGGCTTCCGAACACACCAGCCCCAACGGCAGAGGTGGAGCTGATGGTCATGGACATCCTGGAGAAGCTAAACCGGCAGATCCCACCCAGACCCTTTGCCAAcctcagcaccaccaccagcgCCAAAGAGAGCACGGCCACCATCCTCAACCCTCGTGGCAAATACTGCATAGGTGACCGGCTGGACGTCCTCCTGGTAGCCAAGGACCACTTTGGTCGCAGGAAGAAGTATGGTGGGGACTTCCTGAGAACCAGGATATTCTCCTCagccctgaaggcaggagctTCTGGAAAGGTGACAGACTTCAACAATGGCACCTATCTGGTCAGCTTCACTCTGTTCTGGGAGGGCCCGGTCTCCCTGTCTATTCTTCTCATGCATCCCAGTGAAGGGGTGTCAGCTCTCTGGAGAGCAAGGAACCAAGGCTATGATAGAATCATCTTCACTGGCCAGTTTCTTAATGGCACCTCCCCTGTTTTCACTAAATGTAGCCTGACCTTAAACACAGATGCCGAGCAGTGTCAATATCTGGATGCTCGGGATAACGAAGCCTTCTACTGCTTGAAGCCTCCAAATGTTCCCTGCGAGGCCCTGACCCACATGAAAACCAAGAATAGTAATGTCTCCTACCTCAGCATTAAGGAACACCTACTTTTCCAGAG GTCCAACATGGCAGTTGAAGTGATAAAGAATTTGGCCATCACAGTCTCGCCATGTAGGA CCCTGACATTTTTTGACCTGCATGGAACTGGGTTATTTCAAACTCATGTTCTTCTGGATATTAAACAACATATTTTGATACAGTGGAAAAAACACAGCCATCCCTTTGTTACTCAAACGTTGTACTCTTTGAAAGATGACAACTATATCCCACGGGAAATTGACCAGGTGGCAGGAGACAGTAGCACAGCAATTGTTGTTACTTTGGGCCAACACTTCAGACCCTTTCCCATCAACATTTTCATCCGTAGGGTCATCAATGTCAAAAAGGCCATAGAGAGACTGTTCTTACGAAGCCCGGAGACCAAGGTGATAATTAAGACCGAAAATACCagagaagtaaatgaaaatgCAGAGATATTCAGTGACTTCCATGGCAACATTCAGAATCTTATTTTAAGGGACATTTTCAGGGACCTTAATGTGGGTATTATTGATGCTTGGGACATGACTATTGCATATTGCAGTGAGAACACCCATCCACCTGACAACGTGATTGCAGGTCAAATTGCTATGTTCTTAACCTACATTTGCTAG